One genomic region from Sphingobacterium multivorum encodes:
- a CDS encoding D-glycero-alpha-D-manno-heptose-1,7-bisphosphate 7-phosphatase, translating into MMESAVFLDKDGTLIKDVPYNVDPARIVCYSDIFEPLRGLQKRGYKLIVISNQSGIARRYFTAEDLDVAFSALHELLRYEHIQLDGIYYCPHGDVMDKPQCSCRKPLPGMLYRAAKELNIDLKKSWMIGDILSDVGAGRAAGCRTILVDRSQKERKQERISDPKYTPDFIVDDFYGLAQLIKSEKVDYERYSIK; encoded by the coding sequence ATGATGGAGAGCGCTGTATTTCTGGATAAGGATGGAACGCTGATTAAGGATGTTCCCTACAACGTTGATCCCGCACGCATCGTTTGTTATTCCGACATTTTTGAGCCTTTAAGAGGGTTACAAAAAAGGGGCTATAAGCTCATTGTTATCAGCAATCAGTCGGGTATAGCCCGACGTTATTTTACAGCTGAAGATTTGGATGTCGCTTTTTCAGCATTGCACGAGCTACTCCGCTACGAGCACATCCAATTAGACGGTATCTACTATTGTCCACATGGCGATGTCATGGACAAACCGCAATGCTCCTGCCGTAAGCCTTTACCCGGCATGCTCTACCGGGCTGCCAAGGAGCTGAACATAGATTTAAAAAAATCCTGGATGATCGGCGATATCCTAAGTGATGTCGGCGCCGGCCGTGCGGCAGGCTGCAGGACCATATTGGTCGACCGAAGCCAGAAAGAAAGGAAACAGGAGCGAATTTCTGATCCTAAATATACACCAGATTTTATAGTAGACGATTTTTACGGATTGGCTCAACTTATCAAATCAGAAAAAGTAGATTATGAAAGATATAGCATTAAATAA
- a CDS encoding nucleotidyltransferase domain-containing protein, translated as MIHLDNPPEDCLAFFQDTLRLLQDSGAQFMVGGGLAMFHYTGIIRPIKDMDIFCKSSEYPKILKHLAANGYETELTDVRWLAKIYKDPYFIDIIFDSVNHNCTVEQDWFDRAPEGTLFDVDVRYIPAEELVWCKLYVQNRERHDSADINHIWLKYGKSLDWNHLLMRMDQHWHLLLAQMIIFQFTYPHDYRDILPKDLFDELIKRAADQYELPPCLEKVCLGPLIDQTQYEIDIKEWDYKSYTIKTV; from the coding sequence ATGATTCATTTAGATAATCCACCTGAAGATTGTCTCGCCTTCTTTCAGGATACATTGCGGCTGCTCCAGGATAGCGGAGCTCAATTTATGGTGGGCGGTGGTCTAGCCATGTTTCACTACACGGGGATCATACGGCCTATCAAGGATATGGATATCTTTTGCAAAAGCAGCGAATACCCAAAAATTCTTAAACACCTTGCCGCTAATGGTTATGAGACCGAATTGACAGATGTGCGATGGCTCGCCAAGATTTACAAAGACCCCTACTTCATTGATATTATTTTCGATAGTGTTAATCACAATTGCACTGTTGAGCAGGATTGGTTTGACAGAGCACCTGAAGGTACTCTTTTTGATGTTGATGTGCGTTATATACCAGCAGAAGAGCTAGTATGGTGTAAGCTATACGTACAAAACAGAGAGCGGCATGACAGCGCCGATATTAACCATATTTGGCTAAAATATGGAAAAAGCTTGGACTGGAACCATTTATTAATGCGAATGGATCAACATTGGCACCTCTTGCTGGCTCAAATGATCATCTTTCAGTTTACTTATCCGCATGACTATCGCGATATTCTCCCAAAAGACTTATTTGATGAGCTCATTAAACGCGCAGCGGATCAATATGAATTGCCTCCTTGCCTGGAGAAAGTTTGTCTGGGACCTTTAATAGATCAAACGCAATATGAAATTGATATTAAAGAATGGGATTATAAGTCATACACAATAAAAACTGTTTAA
- a CDS encoding metallophosphoesterase family protein: protein MNKKTTIAALGDIHMNANQHGKWKTKFEEISEKAKVLLLCGDLTDTGDEEEAELLVAELQSIKVPVIAVLGNHDYEKGRQKQIRQILTDSKITVLDGEAIVIENIGFAGVKGFGGGFDRYMLSMFGEDAMKSFVQEAVNESLLLDRALARLEQEHADIKKVALLHYAPIAETVLGEPEQIYPFLGSTHLMEPLQRRKVSAAFHGHAHAGKFKALSPTGIPIYNVAVPVLMAQHGSEAGFALIDI, encoded by the coding sequence ATGAACAAGAAGACAACCATAGCCGCATTGGGCGATATACATATGAATGCAAACCAGCACGGAAAATGGAAAACCAAATTTGAGGAGATTTCGGAAAAGGCTAAAGTCCTTTTACTTTGCGGTGATCTAACGGATACGGGGGATGAAGAAGAAGCAGAATTACTTGTTGCTGAGCTCCAATCCATTAAGGTTCCAGTCATCGCCGTATTGGGAAATCACGACTATGAGAAAGGACGGCAAAAGCAGATTCGCCAAATTTTGACAGACAGTAAAATTACGGTCTTGGATGGTGAAGCTATCGTGATCGAAAATATTGGTTTTGCTGGCGTAAAGGGCTTTGGCGGTGGTTTTGACCGTTATATGTTATCAATGTTTGGTGAAGATGCCATGAAAAGTTTTGTGCAGGAAGCTGTAAACGAATCGTTGCTTTTAGATCGAGCTTTGGCGCGCCTCGAACAAGAACATGCAGACATAAAAAAAGTCGCCTTACTGCATTACGCGCCCATTGCTGAAACTGTTTTAGGTGAACCCGAACAGATTTATCCTTTTTTAGGGTCAACGCATTTAATGGAACCTTTGCAACGACGTAAAGTAAGTGCTGCCTTCCACGGACATGCGCATGCCGGAAAATTCAAGGCCCTGTCCCCCACCGGAATACCAATTTACAATGTGGCAGTGCCCGTTTTAATGGCCCAGCATGGAAGTGAGGCCGGCTTTGCACTCATTGACATTTAG
- a CDS encoding MFS transporter, producing MDLRPVHHLETQDIDKSLRMVIIDGVCSEVVVCLSSGVILVGAGLLMGASNFQLGLLAAFPTLCNLAQLLTILVMQIYPNRKVITVFAVFLAKMPLVVVGLLMWREVDFSFTTLLSFMFIHYLLSAIGGAGWNSWIKDLVPEERLGTYFSKRTGIMQLTNITVSIIVAALVDYYTNHAVMQLPKLYGIYFLIAGAIGAVGAFFLVQAKEPKQQMSGGHLGSLLLQPLKNKNFKNLLIFNAAWLLAINLAIPFFTVFMLKTLGLSMKIVILLTVVSQIASVLGLRLWGNLSDRYSNKSIIYLTAPIYICCILLWIFVGIYSRALPNLLLLLFLHIMTGISTGGINLALTNIGLKLAPKTDAIVYITVKNMVASFFTALGPIIGGLLVDYFATRELQISISWKSPNLQTIAKLIYLHEWNFLFLIAALLAFISLRWLGKVQENGEVSPQLVKRIMKKRFRAGLKESLLVGNIITLHTQLKQIVKRKVIASDKAISDEKK from the coding sequence ATGGATCTCAGACCGGTACATCATCTCGAAACACAAGATATTGACAAAAGCCTCCGAATGGTCATCATAGACGGTGTATGTTCAGAAGTTGTTGTCTGTTTGAGCAGCGGTGTTATTTTGGTCGGAGCAGGTTTGTTGATGGGAGCAAGTAACTTTCAGCTGGGACTGTTGGCGGCCTTTCCAACCTTATGTAATCTTGCCCAGCTGTTGACCATTCTTGTCATGCAGATTTACCCGAATCGGAAAGTAATAACCGTATTCGCTGTATTTCTTGCAAAAATGCCTTTGGTCGTGGTTGGGCTTTTAATGTGGCGGGAAGTCGATTTCTCTTTTACGACCTTGCTCAGTTTTATGTTCATCCATTACCTTCTCAGCGCGATAGGTGGCGCAGGCTGGAATTCCTGGATTAAAGACCTCGTTCCTGAGGAACGTTTGGGTACTTATTTTTCCAAGCGCACGGGCATCATGCAATTGACGAATATTACAGTTAGCATCATTGTCGCAGCGTTAGTTGACTATTATACCAATCATGCCGTTATGCAACTACCAAAGCTGTACGGCATATACTTTTTAATCGCAGGGGCTATAGGAGCAGTTGGTGCCTTTTTTTTGGTACAGGCCAAAGAGCCCAAACAACAGATGTCTGGGGGACATTTGGGAAGTTTGTTGCTACAGCCGCTTAAAAATAAAAATTTTAAAAATTTATTGATCTTCAATGCGGCTTGGTTGTTGGCGATTAATTTAGCGATACCCTTTTTTACGGTCTTTATGTTAAAAACATTGGGGCTTTCGATGAAAATAGTCATCCTGCTTACTGTTGTCAGTCAGATAGCCAGTGTCCTGGGCCTACGCTTATGGGGAAACCTTTCGGATCGTTATAGTAACAAAAGTATTATCTACCTGACAGCACCCATTTACATTTGTTGCATTTTATTATGGATATTTGTCGGAATCTATTCGCGTGCATTGCCCAATTTACTTTTACTCCTATTTCTGCATATCATGACGGGAATCTCCACCGGAGGCATTAATCTCGCCCTCACAAACATTGGCCTGAAACTCGCTCCCAAGACAGATGCAATTGTCTATATAACCGTAAAAAATATGGTCGCTTCGTTTTTTACAGCCTTGGGGCCTATTATAGGAGGATTGTTAGTTGATTATTTTGCAACTCGCGAGCTTCAGATCAGCATCTCCTGGAAAAGTCCCAACCTCCAGACTATCGCCAAACTGATCTATCTGCATGAATGGAATTTTCTATTCCTTATTGCCGCACTTCTGGCATTTATATCGCTCCGTTGGCTGGGAAAGGTACAGGAAAATGGCGAAGTAAGTCCACAGCTTGTCAAACGTATTATGAAAAAACGTTTTCGTGCCGGATTGAAAGAAAGCCTACTTGTGGGGAATATTATCACGCTTCATACCCAACTCAAGCAGATTGTTAAACGAAAAGTCATCGCATCAGATAAAGCAATTTCGGATGAGAAAAAATAA
- a CDS encoding glycosyltransferase: MTHKPRVLTWHIHGSYLYYLSQGDYILYIPYTPERGPRYGGRGTTFPFGDNVIEVPAGEVRNLDLDLILFQCDENYLEDQYLILSEAQQQLPRIYIEHDPPWQHPCDEVHPVANPAVTLVHVTHFNQLMWKANIPDVRVITHGVDTHDVAYNGRLEKGIVVINNLPSRGRMLGSDIFKYVQKQVPLDLIGMGNEPYGLREVLHPRLPEFIKDYRFFFNPIRYTSLGLAICEAMMVGLPIVGLATTELSTIIENEKTGYIGLEVEELIAKMKMLLNNPQHAQQLSVNAQQKAKELFDIVRFGQQWENLINEKIHQYILS, translated from the coding sequence ATGACACACAAACCACGCGTATTAACATGGCATATCCATGGATCGTACTTGTACTATTTATCCCAAGGTGACTATATCTTATATATTCCATATACGCCCGAAAGAGGACCTCGCTATGGCGGACGGGGAACAACCTTCCCTTTTGGCGACAATGTGATTGAAGTTCCTGCCGGCGAAGTGCGTAATCTTGACCTAGATCTTATCCTTTTTCAATGCGATGAAAATTACTTGGAAGATCAATATCTGATCCTGTCTGAAGCGCAGCAACAGTTACCTCGTATCTATATTGAGCACGACCCGCCATGGCAGCATCCCTGTGATGAAGTTCATCCAGTCGCCAATCCAGCCGTTACACTGGTGCATGTGACACACTTCAACCAGTTAATGTGGAAGGCAAATATTCCGGATGTACGTGTCATCACCCATGGTGTTGATACACACGATGTCGCTTACAATGGTCGATTGGAAAAAGGGATTGTCGTTATCAACAACCTTCCCTCCCGTGGACGCATGCTAGGTAGCGATATTTTCAAGTATGTACAAAAGCAGGTACCATTAGATCTCATCGGAATGGGTAACGAACCCTATGGGCTTCGTGAAGTGCTCCATCCGCGCCTACCCGAATTTATTAAAGACTACCGTTTCTTTTTCAATCCAATACGGTACACAAGTTTGGGCTTAGCAATCTGTGAAGCTATGATGGTGGGTCTTCCCATTGTTGGATTGGCTACCACAGAGCTTTCTACCATTATTGAAAATGAAAAAACAGGCTATATCGGCTTAGAGGTCGAAGAGCTTATCGCTAAAATGAAAATGCTGCTGAATAATCCCCAACATGCACAGCAGCTCAGTGTAAACGCACAGCAGAAAGCAAAAGAGCTTTTCGACATAGTTCGATTTGGACAACAATGGGAGAATTTAATTAATGAAAAAATTCATCAATATATACTATCATGA
- a CDS encoding DUF421 domain-containing protein, whose product MDSFFGSGEDLTMIQMGARAFMMFIIALFLVRLGGIRILGRKSGVDFVIIIMLGAVLARGIVGASPFLSTVFAGFVMIIVNKILAQVSARLPYLGNMVKGKPAVLYKNGKIQWDQMDRLGVSRTDLLTSLRLETNSKHLDEVDMALMEPNGRISFILKEKL is encoded by the coding sequence ATGGACAGTTTTTTTGGCTCTGGTGAAGACCTGACGATGATACAAATGGGGGCGCGTGCGTTTATGATGTTTATCATTGCACTTTTTTTGGTTCGATTGGGCGGAATTCGAATTCTTGGACGAAAGTCCGGAGTGGATTTCGTCATCATTATTATGCTAGGTGCGGTATTAGCGCGGGGAATAGTTGGCGCTTCGCCATTTCTGTCAACCGTGTTTGCCGGCTTCGTGATGATTATTGTCAATAAAATCCTAGCCCAGGTATCGGCCAGGCTTCCCTATTTGGGTAATATGGTGAAAGGTAAGCCCGCTGTTTTATACAAGAACGGTAAAATCCAATGGGATCAGATGGACCGGTTGGGGGTAAGCCGTACTGATCTACTGACGAGCTTGCGGTTAGAGACAAATAGTAAGCACCTCGATGAAGTGGATATGGCTTTGATGGAGCCGAATGGGCGAATAAGTTTTATACTCAAGGAAAAGTTATAA
- a CDS encoding PfkB family carbohydrate kinase, producing the protein MKDIALNKLVENGFNNPRVLVLGDCMLDIYLDGECKRLAPDIAVPVLDVQSVEHCLGGAGNVITNLSNMGAVVSVVSLLGDDTSGQTIARNLQRQGIDTGGLLYNESCQTLTKTRLRRDGHCLLRYDIGQKYHFSAALANQYLTAVKKALQHVDIVFIADYGKGNITNELILLLAEEQQIEPKIIAIDSKDYDKYACLNPDLIKPNYEEARKILSQEEEDDRLMQALKWPESLAALSQANWVALTLDKDGVILSKKGGSAKHYRVPVLKEGNFSGAGDTFLTVLCLAYYNKLDADIAIALSVKAAQIGIQKNGTAHCSCTELAQRLMNKDDKLITDLNHLEVLCDRLRKENKLVFTNGCFDIFHAGHAHYLGAAKAQGDILIVGINTDESIRRLKGATRPVNSLDDRIEVLRALGAVDYIVPFGDELSDNPIPIIEKVKPHIFVKGEAYQNKELAEQGLLQILGTQLVFIPHVHQQSTTKIIQRVQKKDNQLLKKIS; encoded by the coding sequence ATGAAAGATATAGCATTAAATAAACTTGTCGAAAATGGTTTCAACAATCCAAGGGTCCTTGTTTTGGGAGATTGCATGCTGGATATTTATCTGGATGGGGAATGCAAGCGGCTTGCTCCCGATATCGCCGTACCCGTGCTCGATGTCCAATCTGTAGAACATTGCCTTGGCGGAGCCGGGAATGTGATCACGAACCTCAGCAATATGGGGGCTGTCGTGTCTGTCGTTAGTCTGTTGGGTGACGATACCAGTGGACAGACAATAGCACGCAATTTGCAGCGACAGGGAATTGACACGGGGGGCCTGCTCTATAATGAAAGTTGTCAGACACTAACAAAAACGCGATTACGTAGAGATGGACACTGTCTGCTGCGTTATGATATTGGTCAGAAGTATCACTTTAGTGCAGCGCTGGCCAACCAGTATCTGACAGCGGTTAAAAAAGCCCTTCAACATGTCGATATTGTTTTTATTGCAGATTATGGAAAAGGTAACATTACGAATGAGCTCATCCTGCTGCTTGCCGAAGAACAACAGATTGAGCCAAAAATTATTGCTATAGATAGCAAAGATTACGACAAGTATGCATGCCTAAATCCCGACTTAATTAAGCCCAATTATGAAGAAGCAAGAAAAATCCTGAGCCAGGAAGAAGAGGATGACCGTTTAATGCAAGCCTTGAAATGGCCAGAAAGTCTAGCTGCCTTATCGCAGGCGAACTGGGTGGCATTAACGCTCGATAAGGATGGTGTCATCCTGTCTAAAAAAGGTGGTTCAGCAAAGCACTACCGGGTTCCTGTTTTAAAAGAAGGTAATTTCTCCGGCGCTGGCGACACCTTTCTGACTGTGCTTTGCTTGGCTTACTATAATAAACTTGATGCGGATATTGCGATAGCACTGAGTGTAAAGGCAGCACAGATCGGTATACAAAAAAATGGTACTGCACATTGTAGCTGCACGGAATTAGCCCAGCGCCTTATGAACAAAGATGATAAATTAATTACCGATCTGAATCATCTTGAAGTACTATGCGATAGACTTCGGAAGGAAAACAAACTCGTATTCACCAATGGTTGTTTCGATATTTTTCATGCCGGTCATGCCCATTACCTAGGAGCAGCTAAAGCACAGGGCGATATTCTGATTGTTGGCATCAATACAGACGAGAGCATCAGACGTTTAAAAGGGGCAACAAGACCTGTCAATTCCCTTGACGATCGAATCGAAGTATTGCGGGCGCTTGGAGCTGTAGATTATATTGTACCGTTTGGTGATGAATTATCGGACAACCCTATCCCGATCATCGAAAAGGTTAAACCGCATATCTTTGTAAAAGGTGAAGCATACCAAAACAAAGAACTGGCCGAACAAGGGCTACTGCAAATACTAGGGACACAACTTGTGTTTATTCCGCATGTCCATCAGCAGTCGACCACTAAAATCATTCAGCGGGTTCAAAAAAAGGACAATCAACTGTTAAAGAAAATCAGCTAA
- a CDS encoding glycosyltransferase — protein sequence MKKRIAFISDHASPLATLGGKDSGGQNVYVAEVAMQLALMGNQIDIYTRCEHPSQEEVVLWKPNIRVIHIAAGPKGILPKEELYGHIQEFTAHTIDFMTANQLRYQLVHAHFWLSGMVAMEIKKQLHIPFVITFHALGAVRRLHQGGSDKFPKIREKIEKDIIWAAERVIAECPNDLKDLIQHYQAPQDKIEIIPCGFNPTDFHPIDRTEAKEKLGLDSAYTYILQLGRMVKRKGIDNVIEAFSHAHHALPELRLLVVGGNLATAEDRAEFDRLHHLCIELKVEDKVIFTGQQSRDLLRYYYAASELFITTPWYEPFGITPLESMACGTPVIGADVGGISFTVRHEETGLLVAAQQPQQLSAAIVDLINNDRKRLKFSVNSLRHVKSFTWKVVSESIAQLYAQCLPQDTEKETITQIRQSFLGSSKTFEKAAESLALGIARLSSKMVSVLHEGKKIMICGNGGSAAESQHFAAELVGRFEIPQRPGYPVISLNADVAVLTAWANDFGYESVFARQVQALGQPGDMLICLSTSGNSPNILNALKEASKAGVICANLLGKDGGEATQFGDHNLIVPSDHTARIQEVQLHIIHQLCALVEQRMANLSRKNEHFVIHNKLIAS from the coding sequence ATGAAAAAAAGAATAGCTTTTATTAGTGATCATGCCTCACCCTTAGCGACCCTCGGAGGCAAAGACAGCGGCGGCCAAAATGTTTATGTTGCCGAGGTTGCCATGCAGCTCGCCTTGATGGGCAATCAAATAGACATTTATACGCGATGTGAACATCCCAGCCAAGAAGAGGTTGTCCTTTGGAAACCAAATATAAGGGTCATTCATATTGCCGCAGGCCCCAAAGGCATACTCCCAAAGGAAGAGCTTTATGGACACATCCAGGAATTTACCGCCCATACAATCGATTTTATGACCGCTAACCAGCTGCGCTACCAGTTGGTACATGCGCATTTTTGGCTGTCAGGTATGGTGGCCATGGAAATCAAGAAACAATTGCATATCCCCTTTGTTATTACTTTTCATGCCCTAGGTGCGGTGCGCCGCTTACACCAAGGAGGCTCAGACAAATTCCCGAAAATACGTGAAAAAATTGAGAAAGATATCATTTGGGCAGCCGAACGCGTCATTGCCGAATGCCCAAACGATCTGAAGGACTTGATTCAACATTATCAGGCGCCACAGGATAAAATAGAAATTATTCCCTGTGGTTTTAACCCAACCGATTTCCATCCAATAGATCGCACCGAAGCAAAAGAAAAGCTTGGGCTTGATTCCGCATACACCTACATTTTGCAACTTGGTCGCATGGTGAAACGAAAGGGAATAGACAATGTGATCGAAGCCTTTTCCCATGCGCACCATGCGCTGCCCGAATTGCGGCTATTGGTCGTTGGTGGAAATCTGGCGACCGCGGAAGACCGCGCAGAATTTGATCGTCTGCATCATCTGTGTATCGAGTTAAAAGTCGAAGATAAGGTCATTTTCACGGGACAACAGAGCCGTGATCTACTCAGGTACTATTACGCTGCAAGTGAGCTTTTTATCACCACGCCATGGTACGAACCATTCGGGATTACTCCGCTGGAATCCATGGCCTGTGGTACGCCCGTAATTGGTGCCGATGTGGGTGGTATATCGTTTACGGTAAGGCATGAAGAAACCGGCCTTTTGGTAGCGGCACAACAGCCACAACAATTGTCTGCTGCGATTGTTGACCTGATAAATAACGACCGTAAACGATTGAAATTTTCTGTTAATTCCCTACGCCATGTTAAATCCTTTACGTGGAAAGTGGTCAGCGAAAGCATTGCGCAGCTTTATGCACAATGTTTGCCTCAGGATACCGAAAAAGAAACAATTACGCAGATCAGGCAGAGCTTTTTGGGTTCCTCAAAGACTTTCGAAAAAGCGGCAGAATCTTTGGCGCTTGGCATAGCCAGGCTGTCGTCCAAAATGGTCTCTGTATTGCATGAAGGTAAAAAAATCATGATCTGCGGCAATGGTGGTAGTGCCGCGGAGAGCCAGCATTTCGCTGCCGAGCTCGTGGGTCGATTTGAAATACCACAGCGTCCCGGCTATCCAGTGATCTCGCTTAACGCTGATGTGGCGGTTCTCACCGCATGGGCAAACGACTTTGGCTACGAAAGCGTATTTGCAAGACAGGTACAGGCACTTGGGCAACCAGGAGATATGCTGATCTGTTTAAGTACAAGTGGCAACTCGCCCAATATCCTAAACGCATTGAAAGAAGCCAGTAAAGCTGGGGTGATTTGTGCAAATTTGCTGGGAAAAGATGGTGGCGAGGCCACGCAATTCGGAGATCATAATCTCATAGTTCCTTCCGATCACACGGCCCGTATTCAGGAAGTACAGCTACATATTATTCACCAGCTCTGCGCACTGGTGGAACAGCGGATGGCAAATCTGAGTAGGAAAAATGAACACTTCGTTATACATAATAAATTGATCGCATCATGA
- a CDS encoding DUF6766 family protein, whose amino-acid sequence MENKKNYFFFYRNGLSLVFAALFVFSLSMQCFTGWKVHNEELLEANRAPLDIIDYLRTGHFTSATFENFESEFLQMAMYVILTVGLRQWGSAESKKIGETEEVDREPQPGPNTPYPVRKGGWLLKLYSSSLFICFALLFLGSWVMHFYGSWRQHNTEQRLEGLPVDDAWTYLIMPQFWFETFQNWQSEFLSVLAIVVFTIFLRQKGSPESKPVDAPHSETGKG is encoded by the coding sequence ATGGAAAACAAGAAAAATTATTTTTTTTTTTATCGTAATGGCCTAAGCCTGGTGTTTGCAGCGCTGTTTGTCTTTTCCCTAAGCATGCAATGTTTTACGGGTTGGAAAGTACATAATGAAGAGTTGCTGGAGGCCAATCGTGCACCACTGGACATCATTGATTATTTGCGCACAGGACATTTTACATCGGCAACTTTTGAAAATTTCGAGAGTGAATTTCTTCAGATGGCGATGTATGTGATTCTGACGGTAGGATTACGCCAATGGGGCTCTGCTGAATCAAAAAAAATAGGGGAAACAGAAGAGGTAGACCGCGAACCGCAGCCCGGCCCAAATACCCCTTATCCTGTTAGAAAAGGTGGCTGGCTGTTGAAATTATATAGTTCATCGCTATTCATTTGCTTTGCGCTACTTTTTTTGGGGAGTTGGGTTATGCACTTTTATGGAAGCTGGAGACAGCACAACACCGAACAGCGGCTTGAAGGTTTACCGGTAGATGACGCATGGACGTACCTCATTATGCCTCAATTTTGGTTTGAAACTTTCCAGAACTGGCAAAGTGAATTTTTGTCTGTTTTGGCCATTGTTGTATTCACCATTTTCCTACGTCAAAAAGGATCACCTGAATCAAAGCCCGTTGATGCTCCACATAGCGAAACGGGGAAGGGGTAA